A genomic segment from Lignipirellula cremea encodes:
- a CDS encoding DUF3309 family protein: MGLLEIILVVMLILFLFGGFGAYSRRASWGAAPGGILGVLFIVLLVVLIVRIL; the protein is encoded by the coding sequence ATGGGTCTTTTGGAAATTATCCTGGTAGTGATGTTGATACTTTTTCTGTTTGGCGGCTTTGGCGCGTACTCGCGACGAGCAAGCTGGGGAGCGGCCCCGGGCGGCATTCTCGGCGTGCTGTTCATTGTGTTGCTGGTCGTACTGATCGTCCGCATTCTATAG